The window GGGTTTGGATATGTGGGGGAGTGGGGATTTCTTGTGGTGGACGTAAAATTTTTGGGGTGGGTGTTTGGTTGGAATTAGGGTTTGCTGAGAGTTCAGTCTCTCTCTGCACTCCAAAGTTTCCAACTTCAAGCTCAgcgcttttattttattttattttatttttttgtcttaaaaaatttataaaatggtTGGAGGTAGTTGGATCGATCCGGCCCAGCCCAACTTGTATTTCTCAATGGACTGAGACCAGCCCAACTTGTGTTagggctgatttggtattgttgtgctttaaaaaaaactgtttctgctgtGGTGTAAGAATAAGCTTATTTTTGCTGTTTcacgtttttagttttttttcacccaaaactgtgaaaataagctgtttttaagtgtttaccaaacacttttttgagctcaacttttttttatatccactttttataaaagcacctcagtaccaaaccagtattTAATCCTACGTGAACTTTTTTGTTTCTGCGCAAGTGGTTTCTTTGCTTGTAAATCGACCAAAATGTAGAACTCGTTtgaaagtgtttaaaatttacGTGATCTAATGGTATTCATCTTTACtcgtaagtgagagatcttaagttcgattctcgccaatggtgaatttgaatcacattataaaGGCTCGTTTAatagtgcttttaaaatggctAAAAGCGatcttagaaaaaaaaatgtcttctaCTTCTTCCATGAAGCACTGCAAGCGCTTTCCAGAATTCATTTGTGTTTTCCTAAGAATTGGccacaaaaacattttcatcagAAACGCTTTCTTTTTCTATCATTTTAAACGTACTTTCAAACGAGCCCGTATTCTGAAATCTTAGTCCGGTATAAACCCTTTTCTTTTGACAAAACATTTTTGCAGTTCATGCTTGAGTTTCCAGCTCTCGAAGCCGTTTTCATGACTTGGAATGTAAGGTTCAAAATCTTGCAGGCTCCTGTGTTGAAAATATCCTGCAAAACTCTGGCTTGCTTCATTTacattcttgattcttcggatTGATTTAGTTCCTGGTCGCAGAGAGTTTTTGCAAAACTGGAATATCAAATCGGCAGAAGAACTGAATCAATCCGAAGAAGAATGCGAAAGAATAGTCTTGTGCTTAGAACCCAAACAAGTTAACCCACCGCAAGGGTAAAAGTCGGAAGTCGGAAGGGAGGGAGAGCATCCTTCTTCTAAATGCAGTGAGAACAGGTTTAAGATTAAGCTAGCCATCTGAACCTGTAAACGAGAATTTAAGACAGGAAAGCCTACTTCATCGATGGCGATTGAAACATATTATCAGATCCCGCGCACCCTCGGGCAACTGACAGAGGTGTAAAGGATGCAAGACAATCAATCAACTGACTCACACACCTCAATCAAAACTCAACCATCAAGACGCCAAAACGGAGAAACTCAAACTCTTCACGACATTTTGAGTTATGTCCAAGCAAACTCAAATCAAACGCAAGAAATGAACAAAATTTAATGGAGAAGTATTGCACAACGAAATTCAATAGATGTCTAATTTGTGCGATGGAACTCGATATCTAATCCTTTTGACAAAGCAAGAAACGCAAAATAACATCATCTCCATTGGCACGCAAACTTAACACGACAAACTAATTAGATGCATATAAATGGGCAAAGGTAGGTTACATAACATCCGCCTAGCAAGCGCAAAAACAAAGTTCAAATCCAAAGTAAACATCCAGAACCAATACCAAAATTCGGAACAGAAATCTACCTCGAATGAAATAGACTGCAACAGATGAAATACCAAATATCGAAATCTATCTTACAGTGACAATGTCATCAATCTTCAAAATCATTCGCACGCACTCGGTGGCCAGAGTGATGGCACTTGTGCTGACGAGCAATGGCTGCACCACATTCTCCTCCAAGATGTTGGTAATCTGCCCCTTCCTCACATTAATCCCGGTGTTGATCTCTCCCTGCGCGTGGCGATTCCTCAGCTCAGTCACAATCGAAATTGGGTTCAACCCGGCATTCTCTGCCAGTGTATAGGGAACAACCTCGAGCGCCTCAGCAAACGACTTCACACAATAACCCTCCATCCCCTGCAGCACCTTAGCCCACGCCCCCAACTGCCTCGACAGCTCAATCTCTGGTGCACCGCCACCTGCAATCAAAAACCTCTTGCTCACCAAACACCTCACCACACAAAGAGCATCGTGCAGGCTCCGCTCCGCCTCATCTAGCACCAGCTGATTCGAGCCGCGAACCAGTACGGTGGTGGTCCGACCCATGTTCTGAATCCCTGTGATCTTCACAATCTTCCCATCACCAAGCGAAACCTCCTCAACCATATCAGCATACCCCAGTTTCTCGGCCCGGAAATGCTCGATATTCGCAATGGGTAAGCAATTCAGAGTCTTGGTGATGAACTCAATCTCATCTCTCTCCACATCCTTGATCACCAAGATCTTCGCTTTCGCCAAGTAATGCAAGGACAAATCAGTAACTGCATCTCTCAGAATACTCTTCTGAATCAGCAAAACGTTGCATCCAGTAGCCTTGATCTTCTTGATCATACCCAGAATGTAATTCCTCTCTTCCTTCAGAATCCTATCCATCTGAGTATAATCCGAGATGACAATGCTCTGCTCAATATCGGTTTTCGGAGGCGAAATCTGGAACTGAATCACAGCAATCTTGGCATTCTCCATCCTCGTCGGCCCACCGGCGGCGTGACTCGCCTTCTTATCGAAAACAAGTCCCTTCACCATCTCAGTATCGTCGACAGTTCCTCCGAGCTTCTTCACGATCCTGATATCCCTAAGGTCCACTATCTCCGGCTTCGCCGGGTCCACCACGGAGAGCACGGCGTCCACGGCCATCGGTGCGAGCAGAGTCGAGTACTGGCTCACCACCTTGCTGTTGAGCGATGTGCTTGCAGACTTTACCAGCGAATCACGGTCTGTGAGCTCAACGGGGACGGCCATGGCGGTCAAGATGTCTACCGCTTTGGTGGACGCCTTGTGGAGAGAGTCAGAGATCACAGTCGGGTGGATGCCGTGTGACAGAAGGACCTGGCACTGTTTCAGGAGAGCGCCGGCAATGACGACGACGGTGGTGGTTCCATCTCCGGCGGCAGCATCCTGTGACTTAGAAAGCTCGACGAGCATTTTGGCGGCGGGTTGGAGGACCTCCATCTTGTTAAGAATCGTGGCGCCGTCGTTGGTGATGATAACCTCGCCGTTAGCGGTGGAGATCATCTTGTCCATACCCTTGGGTCCCAGGCTGGTTCGAACGGCATCGGCAACGGCTCGAGCGGCGGTGATGTTGGCCTGGCGGATGTCCTCCTTGCGCTTGTTGTCGACATAGGACTCGGTCTTGGAGGAGCGCGGTTGGGAGATCACTGCCGGTGAAGCCATGGATGCTGGGATCGAcggaaccctaaccctaaccctaacggAAAGTTCAGAGGTCGGTGGGGGGTATCGGGGTGAAAGACGCTAACTTGGTAAGGGAAAAGGGTTTCTGAGTTCCAATTTTGAAATGGTAGAGAGAGAATGGAAACCCTAGAGTGAGTGAGATGCCAGACAGTGGGTTTTAGGTTACGAGGGGGAAAGGGAGAATGGAGGAGGACTCTAGAAATTAGACGAAAATGGCCTTACTGGAAGCAGACTTTTCAATGTGACCAATATATGAAGTGGTAGACCACGTGGTACTAAACAAATAatgagatatgtgtgctaaaagttaataacttaaaaatataaaatttctcacaattCTTATTAAAATAGGTGGTGTACCACTTATGTTCCcgtcataactaaaaatttctacTTATTGGGAGGGAGTGTTTGACACGCTCGTAGTTTGGATTGGATGGGTtttatataggggtgtgatatctacacatcttattttatttttcacacacctttttaattttcgaccgtcggatcagatgaatcgaaaaagatcaacgaacagaaattatcaagaggtgtgtgagaagtaaaatgagatgtatGAATAGCACACCTTTTTATATAAATGGCGGTTCAATCAATTTGATATGATTATATATTAACAGATCACCCGTTAAGAATTTAAGTAGTCAGATCTATTATCAGGAACCTGTTAATAAATTAGGTCATCCAAGTTGGGTTGTTATTTGGTTACTCATTAATAAGTTGGCCATCTTATTGGGAGGAAGTGTTTGACACGCGTGGGGGATGAATGAGATATGTTTTAggataaagtacaaaaaactacctcaattattTATCTCACGACATTTTAATATCTcatctttttaaaatgacaatgtcatacctcatcatacgaatttgtgccaatgtcatacatccgtcagtttttctgttagtttctctgttaagtgctgacgtggttAGATACAGAgccactcactaatccaactggattaaaatataattaaaaattttaaaaacaattaaattaaatcactctctcttgcctgtctctcttctctgcatccCTAAAACTCATTCCCACCCGACCCCCCCCGGTCCCCTTCCCACCCATCCCCccccccaaccttcctccaTCACCCtctttctcccttctctctctttcgcATCTCCCTCTCCTCTCCACCGTAGTCTCCTTCCTCCCCACTTCTCTCTTTCGCTGTGCCCATAACCCCCCAAACCCACCTGGATTTTTTCATCCGCCCTCATTTCTTAGATCTACCTGCAAGCTCCGACCTGCTTCCCTCTCCCACTCCATTGCCCACCGCCGATCCGCCGTCGTTGCCGTCTCTGAAGCTGTcaaggagaaagggagagatgGAGAGCTGTCAAGGTCGGGGCCGACGAGGTTACCATCTTCCCCTAACCCAAACCCAGATCCCACCCCAAATCAGCCACTCCCATTCCCACCAGGTGCCTCTCTTCTCTTCCTCCGCCGCTCTCTCTATTTCTAACCTACAAGCATGCATAAAAAACAAAGCACCCACCAATCCTGAGAACACATCACTAACAAAAGTTCAAAAATCCATCTCCCAGTTTACCTCACTTTTCTAAGAAAATGGAACCTTTAGAATATcaaaaaaattcatttcctttctcccacattttccgagcaaccaaacaaagcaaaaccattcaatttttcccagaacaaaaaaaaaaaaaaacccaagttGTATTCACAAGAGACTCGGCAGCGGTGGTGGGCGCTGGATTGCTGCTGCGTTTTGCTGGGCTTAAAGATGGTGCTAGGCTGCAGAAGTAGATGGAGGTGGCAGAGGCGgtcctcaacttctgcaaacCCGACGACGAAGTCGATTACTTGGTAATCATGGGGCAACAAGACTGTCAAGGATTCGCAGAAGTATTCGAACCCATATAGGTAGTTTGGTAAGGAAGGGGATGAGATCAATGGAGGGAGTGGGTACTCGGAGAGGGGTGAGGTTGGTGTGCTAGAGATCGGCGACTTTGATGTCGTCAGTTAGAATGGGGAAGAAGGTGATGGTCATTGGTGGATGGAGTCGACGATGAAGAGGAGAGAATGAAGGGTGAGTGCGAGTTGCAGATGAAAGAAAGGTGGGTGGGGTTACAGATGAAAGAAGGGAGAAATGGGGTCGATGTGGAATAAAGGGGTGGATCGAATTTGGGGAAGATAGGAGGGGGAAAGGTGGTGGATCcccatgtaaaaaaaattaaatgattttaatttttttagtttttaatatttaattaatttatttaagcCACGTCACTATTTAAGCCAAGTCACGTCAACACTTAACAGAGAaactaacagaaaaactgacggaggtatgacattgacacaaattcgtaagataaggtatgacattgtcattttaaaaagatgaggtatgaaagtatcgtgagaccaatagttgaggtagttttttgtactttaccctatgttttatgtaaattgtgGTTCAATCaaattgatatgattatgtaTTAACAGGTCACCTGTTAAGAATTTAACAAGCAGGGTTTGTCATAAAGAACTTTTTAATAAATCGGGTTGTCCGAGTCGAGTTGTTATTCAATTACCCATTAACGAATTGAATCATTATCTTTTTTTATAGGAGAGTTGAGTAATTATCGAGTCACCTGTTAAAAATACGATAAGATATCATTTGTCAAATTTAGATTTTAGACGTGATAATTCTTTCACAACTCATTAACCTAACACCAaacaacccgacccgttaacgAATTAGACTGCTATCGGGTCATTTGTTAAAATTCGTTAAGATAACGTCTTTTGACACAACacaacctgttaagataacCAATAGTAGTGAAGTTACTCTCCTCTATtctatttagggtttttatcacaaatagtccctgacattgatcaaacacatcattttggtccctgacattgaaaatcaatagaaatggtccctgacattgatcgaacacatcacaaatggtccttccgttaaaaactttttgggcaattttcaaagcttcgtaattcaatcgtttcttaaccaaattcgacccatgatatatcaaaatgaagataggaaagtgtagaacaagattataactatttggaagcccaatggtttccAGAGATGGCctgaaaatagcctcaaatgtgactggtccgcaaaaaaactagaaaactcgCCTGAAatggggtaaactttaaacattcataacttcttcaatacttaatgaaattgagtgattcaaaaatgaaaatcatacttctcaacgagacaAAGCGAATGGTACCTTTATTGACTGCTAATTTACCGTGGTTTGaccggaaaatggctcgaacTTGGGTAATCATTTTCGAGTTAGCCAATTTCGAGTCGTTTTCTGGCCAAACTACGACGAGTTAGCCATCAAAAAAGCTACCATTCTCTtagtctcatcgagaagtatgattttcatttttgaatcactcgatttcgttgattattaaagaagttatgaatgtttaaagtttaccccatttcaggcgagttttccagttttttcggggaccagtcacatttgaggctattttccggccatctccggcaaccattgggtttccaaataggtataatcttgttttacactttcctatcttcattttgatatatcatgGGTCGAAtatggttaagaaacgattgagttacgaatctttgaaaattgcccaaaaagtttttaacggaaggaccatttgtgatgtgtttgatcaatgtcagggaccatttctattgattttcaatgtcagggaccaaaatgatgtgtttAATCAATGTCagggatcatttgtgataaaaacccttctatttataatttttgccttttatttttagggaactttaacgaaaaactcttggtactatttattttaacaaaaaatcacatttttacactaaaaagtcaatcatggtactatttactttaccctttattttgtgcTTATaggtaaaactaaaaattttcaaaccgttttcattaatttttctttatttttatctttgaGGGCTGGagtgtaattttatttatgggtatttattttcttttaatagataaaagaaaaaacagagtCCAGCTCCAGAGTCATGACGTAAAGGCTCTCAGCGCCACTTCTCTCCAACCAACACAACCAACAGCCACACCGTCCCCTGTCAAAAACTCTAATCCCTGCAAAAAATGGAGCCC is drawn from Malus domestica chromosome 14, GDT2T_hap1 and contains these coding sequences:
- the LOC103424774 gene encoding T-complex protein 1 subunit delta; its protein translation is MASPAVISQPRSSKTESYVDNKRKEDIRQANITAARAVADAVRTSLGPKGMDKMISTANGEVIITNDGATILNKMEVLQPAAKMLVELSKSQDAAAGDGTTTVVVIAGALLKQCQVLLSHGIHPTVISDSLHKASTKAVDILTAMAVPVELTDRDSLVKSASTSLNSKVVSQYSTLLAPMAVDAVLSVVDPAKPEIVDLRDIRIVKKLGGTVDDTEMVKGLVFDKKASHAAGGPTRMENAKIAVIQFQISPPKTDIEQSIVISDYTQMDRILKEERNYILGMIKKIKATGCNVLLIQKSILRDAVTDLSLHYLAKAKILVIKDVERDEIEFITKTLNCLPIANIEHFRAEKLGYADMVEEVSLGDGKIVKITGIQNMGRTTTVLVRGSNQLVLDEAERSLHDALCVVRCLVSKRFLIAGGGAPEIELSRQLGAWAKVLQGMEGYCVKSFAEALEVVPYTLAENAGLNPISIVTELRNRHAQGEINTGINVRKGQITNILEENVVQPLLVSTSAITLATECVRMILKIDDIVTVR